One Treponema pectinovorum DNA segment encodes these proteins:
- a CDS encoding GNAT family N-acetyltransferase translates to MIFDLTDSLCSQILFAMENQQKDFALDARTKKVIECDHSEVDQENIYLLPVWTSSDGYNLLESFVASYKGVEPYEQFAGILAEGRGVFKNFKNTLKMYPEIERRFHSFKNKKMKFLIYEWYNALRESWGLESLEQDFYEYDDLILEDFTFRAFDCNLDSVDAANLASAFFEELKEKFFGKLGFALSKQSEALFNFINQGLKNESVKGFVCHTLSDEFAGCLLYSSDLSSTQESVFLTGLFVKQNYRGLGIARELLKRCISSLSENGIQFFIIDNSFVPKVLKPMLEKMGFREEDFAFVYELK, encoded by the coding sequence ATGATTTTTGATTTAACGGATTCGCTTTGCTCTCAAATTCTTTTTGCGATGGAAAATCAGCAAAAGGATTTTGCTTTGGACGCAAGAACAAAAAAAGTTATTGAGTGCGACCATAGCGAAGTTGATCAGGAAAACATTTATCTGTTGCCAGTTTGGACAAGTTCCGACGGTTATAATTTGCTTGAATCTTTTGTTGCCTCGTATAAAGGTGTTGAGCCTTACGAGCAGTTTGCTGGGATTCTTGCAGAAGGACGGGGGGTATTTAAGAATTTTAAAAATACTTTAAAGATGTACCCAGAAATAGAGCGAAGATTTCACTCTTTTAAAAATAAGAAAATGAAATTTTTGATTTACGAATGGTATAATGCACTTCGCGAATCTTGGGGTCTTGAATCTTTAGAACAGGATTTTTACGAATACGACGACCTGATTTTAGAAGATTTTACCTTTCGTGCGTTTGACTGCAATTTGGACAGCGTTGACGCGGCGAACCTTGCAAGTGCTTTTTTTGAAGAATTAAAAGAAAAATTTTTTGGCAAATTGGGATTTGCCCTTTCTAAGCAGAGCGAGGCTCTGTTTAATTTTATAAATCAGGGACTAAAAAACGAAAGTGTTAAAGGCTTTGTCTGCCACACTTTATCAGATGAGTTTGCTGGTTGTCTTTTATATTCTTCCGATTTGTCCTCAACACAAGAGAGTGTTTTTTTGACAGGTCTTTTTGTGAAACAGAATTACCGTGGGCTTGGAATAGCGAGAGAACTTTTAAAAAGATGTATTTCCAGCTTGAGCGAAAACGGAATTCAATTTTTTATTATAGATAATTCGTTTGTACCAAAAGTGTTAAAACCTATGCTCGAAAAAATGGGGTTTAGGGAAGAAGATTTTGCTTTTGTTTACGAATTAAAATAA
- a CDS encoding ATP-dependent Clp protease proteolytic subunit, protein MSIFINEEEKKEKKNSPDNLMDKILKTRQIIVSGEVNEELVEKIVKQLFVLEAESDKPIYLYIDSPGGSIDDGFGLYDVIRFINAPVYTIGMGLIASMGVTLFLSVPKERRFSLPNSHFLIHQPLMGSSRGVATDIEITAQEITKSREVLTKLIADATGKDFETIKRDTERDYWLTAGEALEYGLVGKIIKTRTELPL, encoded by the coding sequence ATGAGTATTTTTATTAACGAAGAAGAAAAAAAAGAGAAAAAAAATTCTCCCGACAACTTGATGGACAAGATTTTAAAGACTCGCCAGATTATTGTAAGCGGCGAAGTGAACGAAGAACTTGTCGAAAAAATTGTAAAACAACTTTTTGTATTGGAAGCGGAATCTGATAAACCTATATATCTTTACATCGATTCGCCAGGTGGCTCGATTGACGATGGTTTTGGGCTTTACGATGTTATCCGTTTTATAAATGCGCCTGTCTACACGATTGGGATGGGGTTGATTGCAAGTATGGGTGTAACCTTGTTTTTGTCTGTTCCAAAAGAAAGAAGATTCAGCTTGCCAAACAGCCACTTTTTAATTCATCAGCCGCTTATGGGATCCAGCCGTGGTGTTGCAACCGATATTGAAATTACCGCTCAGGAAATAACAAAATCAAGAGAAGTTTTAACAAAATTGATTGCTGATGCAACTGGAAAAGATTTTGAAACTATAAAAAGAGATACTGAACGCGACTATTGGTTAACTGCTGGAGAAGCGCTGGAATATGGGCTTGTCGGAAAAATCATAAAAACTCGCACAGAACTTCCATTGTAG
- a CDS encoding DbpA RNA binding domain-containing protein has translation MAFNRRETELNMEQVAAFLKDAVAKVEANPERFEELKKVFKKNVPLTRRSYVAAYLLKCASGAIFHFNPNKKREDFRARREESRHSRFEERKERTENSENTETKERFQHVEIDPANAATVFVSIGRNRRVYPRDLLGLFINEAGIERERIGNIKVLANYSFIELFKEDADKVIASLNDFEWRGRKLSVSYSAKKDDDENFEQAESTKNDFVNNERIPDVENTSAPIVDSFTVNNSDTVAQQAAFAKEMEKTPVEMSDEEIMALRKPRSSSSSDIQ, from the coding sequence ATGGCTTTTAACAGACGAGAAACTGAACTAAACATGGAACAAGTGGCTGCTTTTTTAAAAGATGCAGTTGCAAAGGTAGAAGCAAATCCAGAAAGATTTGAAGAACTTAAAAAAGTTTTTAAGAAGAATGTTCCTTTGACAAGGCGCTCTTATGTTGCAGCATATCTTTTGAAATGTGCAAGCGGAGCGATTTTTCATTTTAATCCAAATAAAAAACGAGAAGATTTCCGTGCAAGACGCGAAGAATCCCGCCATAGCCGTTTTGAAGAACGCAAAGAGAGAACAGAAAATTCTGAAAATACAGAAACAAAAGAGCGTTTTCAGCATGTTGAAATAGATCCTGCAAATGCAGCAACAGTTTTTGTTAGCATCGGACGCAACCGCAGAGTTTATCCTAGAGATTTGCTCGGCCTTTTTATAAACGAAGCAGGAATAGAACGCGAAAGAATTGGCAACATAAAGGTACTTGCTAATTATTCATTTATAGAACTTTTTAAAGAAGATGCCGACAAAGTTATCGCTTCTTTAAACGATTTTGAATGGCGAGGTCGCAAACTTTCTGTAAGTTATTCTGCAAAAAAAGACGATGACGAGAATTTCGAACAAGCAGAATCTACAAAAAATGATTTTGTCAACAACGAGCGAATTCCAGATGTTGAAAATACTTCTGCACCAATCGTAGATAGTTTTACCGTTAATAATTCTGACACAGTCGCTCAGCAGGCAGCCTTTGCAAAAGAAATGGAAAAAACACCTGTAGAAATGTCCGATGAAGAAATAATGGCTCTTCGTAAGCCTCGTTCAAGCTCTTCTTCTGATATACAATAA